The DNA sequence TTCAGCGCCGGCACCATTTTAAAAGTATCGGTGTAGTACCGGTATCGAATGAAACCCAAAACAATACCCAGCCCCTACCCACAATACACCTGTGGCCGTCAAGGGAGCCCCCATTGCCTCGTGTGGTGCTTCAGTGAAGCTCTGGAAACTGCTGATCCACTGTCGACTTAATTAAGCTGCCCTACAAACGTCCTGCCAAAATAAGCATGTCCACTCTTGCAAATCATTTAtaggttgttttgtgtgttcacacacactcggctGCCTGATGCGTAACCACTGCTACTAGTGGTGTGGTAGTGGTAACCTCTGGGAGTTCCCTACGTGAGCTACACCTAATGCGGAGCTAAGATGTATTTACAAACTTATGAAGGTTCATTTTTAATACGATGCGGCGCTAAGATGAATTTACAAACCCACgcatgttcattttgaatgcgATGCGGAGCTAAGATGAATTTACAAACCAAcacatgttcattttgaatacGATGCGGTGCTAAGATGAATTTACAAACTTACgcatgttcattttgaatacGATGCGGTGCTAAGATGAATTTACAAACCCACgcatgttcattttgaatacGATGCGGTGCTAAGATGAATTTACAAACTTACgcatgttcattttgaatacGATGCGGCGCTAAGATGTGTTTACAAACTTATGCAGGTTCATTTTGAAGTTCAAACTTAACTCAAGTTCATTTTGAAGTTCAAACGTAACACAAGTTCCTTTTGAAGTTCAAGTTAACCACTAATTAGTAAGCTAGTTAGTCTTGTGTGGAATAACCTTGTTAATAGTTAGAATATCGTGTTTACTCAACcgtcttttttttcagtttgttgACTCAAACTGAAGTATTTGAGTGTTGCACGGTCTGTTGAGCAGTCGTGAGCtactgtgtgtggagtggagggtGGTAGCGTTGGGCTCATGTTGTCAGATTAGCGAATAGTTTTGACCTTGTTATTGAATTAGTTTAAGCTGGTCTGttaagactttgcactttgccacCATTTAAATGatgcacacacagctctggttCTTTTGTGCTCTAGTGTATTTCCCCTAGTTGACCTtatacagtactgtgtgtgtgtgcgtttcttaGTTgaccttgtgtgtatgtgtgtgtgttttccaggaACAGCAGGATGTGTAGCCACATTGCTTCACGATGCGGTCATGAACCCGGCTGAAGGtaaaccttcacacacacacacacacacacacacacacacacacacacacacacacacacacacacacaaaactcacattcaagaacacacactctcacaatgtTCCAAAAGTAGATGCATGTCTGACTCTCGGCCTTGCACATTCATTCTCCTGTCAAGCTTTACACGGTGATGGATTCctccctttaacacacacacacaaaccggtagtctctctctcgcatgcacacacaaaccgatactctctctcacacacacacacacacacacacacacacacacacaccccaagcaTTTATAACAGTGTAATTTGTGACTTACTGCTGCCTCCTGttggcaactgtgtgtgtgtgtgtgtgtgtgtgtgtgtgtgtgtgtgtgtgtgtgtgtgtgtgtgtgtgtgtgtgtgtgtgtgtgtgtgtgtgtgtgtgtgtgtgtgaggggggttggggggcagCAGGTGGTCATGAGATTCAACAgctgcacacacctgcactacATTAAttcctgccgtgtgtgtgtatgtgttaaagGATGGCTTGTATTCCTAGAGAGAAGTTTGGAGACCTTGAGTTTGtctcgtgtgtatgtgtgtgtgtctcggtcaCTGCCTTGTTCCTttgatgttgtatgtgtgtctattagaatgtgcttgtgtgtgtatgattataatgagtctgtgtgtgtgtatgtatgtatgatttatagtgtgtgtgtgtgtgtgtgtgtgtttgtggtactaatgtatgtctctgtctcttttcttccGGTGCGGACGTGATGCCATTCTGCGTTGgacccgaacacacacacaccccctctctgCTCATCAATGAACCGTcaacacctctgtgtgtgtgtgtgtatgggtgtgtgtgtgtgtgtgtgtgttctcagtggTGAAGCAGCGCATGCAGATGTACAACTCGCCGTACCGGGgcgtgagcgagtgtgtgcgcgcggtgTGGCTGCGGGAGGGCGCGGGCGCGTTCTACCGCAGCTACCCGACGCAGCTCACCATGAACGTGCCCTTCCAGGCGCTGCACTTCGTGGCCTACGAGTGGCTGCAGGAGCGCCTCAACCCCCACAGACTCTACCACCCGGCCTCGCACATGCTCAGTGGCGCCCTCGCCGGGGcgctcgccgccgccgccaccacgcCGCTGGACGTGTGCAAGACGCTGCTCAACACGCAGGAGGCCGTGGtcctcggcggcggcggcgcccacacacacacacacgcgcacacacacaccacggcgcAGATCTCGGGGCTGGCGCAGGCCTTCCGCACGGTCTACCGGCTGGGCGGCCCGTCGGCCTACTTCAAGGGCGTCCAGGCGCGGGTCATCTACCAGATGCCGTCCACGGCCATCAGCTGGTCCGTCTACGAGTTCTTCAAGTACGCCATCACCAAGCGCCAGCAGGACAAGCGCCGCGGCAACCCGGCGCTAGGAGACAAGTAGCCCCGCCCACCACCAGCGGAGCCTGGGCTCTCATCtcatcttcttttttctctctattctctcgcTTTTTCTCTCTACATtcacttgtctctctctctccctcgctctctctctgtacattctctcttttatctctctctcgcgctctctctacattctctcttttctttctctctctctacattctctcttctctctctctctccccttttctctctcttttctctctctctatctctctatctctatctctctcttctctctctcttccatgtaGGTGGTTGGGGAGAGATGAAATAAATGAAACGCACACAAAGTAAAACCCAAACGTTAAACCTCatgcctgccccccccccccccttcccttcttAAAGAGTCTGAGCTGAGGGATGCTGTCATGTCCGCTGCTGCCACTGAGGGGCGCTGTCACTCTGCACCACAtcacaagttcacacacacacacacacatatacagacacacatacacacattgtgcacacacacagatatacagacacacacacagacacacatacacagacacacatacacacattgtgcacacacacacacacacacacacacacacacacacacacgcatgagagagagagtgacctcAGACAGCCCAGATAGTGAGATGTAGAGTGGAATCTAGTGTGTGACTGAATCTTAGCTTGACGACCACATCTATATATCTGTGCATTGATTGCTGATAGATAACCTTTTTCGAGAAGATAACTCAGATTTAATGTAAAGTATTTGACATAACTTTGATCAGATTTAATGTAAAGTATTGAGAAGAATGGTTTAAGTTATTTGCCCCATTGAGGAGGGGCCGTGGGGAATCTTAAAGACTATTTTTATAGCATTTTATCCCAGCAGGAACCCATGGTATGTACACACATTAGCTTTGAAAGCGTCCACGCCCACGATaaccaaaaccacacacacacacacacacacacacacacacacacacacacatacacacatacacacacactctctctcattattaCTGTTAAGAGTACCTGTGTATCCCTGCCCGTATACATCCCATAATGTAGATTATCGCTGCTGGTATTATAACGCACTAGAAGACCTATCAGGCTCAAGCTGGAGATGCTgattggtgtgagtgtgtaagagaaagagtgcgtgtgtgtgtgtggattggagctgagtgagtgtgtgtatgtgtacgtaagtgtgtgtgtgtgtgtgtgtgtgtgtgtgagccttggCGGTGCCGTCTGCCCGTTCTCCACTGAGGAACCTGGAGAGCTGTGGCGGTCCCCCGGAGGAAGGAACACGGAACACTGGGAATCTGCAGTTGGAAAGGCAGAGGAACTCTGGGAAAtgtagtgtgagagtgtgatgaTCATGTGATCATGAGGACAGGAAGGGGATTGGCTGGGCCTGCCTGTACTACTCACCTCTGTCTCAATAAAGACTGGAGCTGACGCTATCAACTcaacacccgtgtgtgtgtcatgtgtataTCAACGCAACgcctgtgtatgggtgtgtgtgtgtgtgtcatttctgtacattagcttaatatatatgtgtgtgtgatatctatatcagtggttctcaatttttttctgtcattccccactttggagATGGGGAA is a window from the Sardina pilchardus chromosome 18, fSarPil1.1, whole genome shotgun sequence genome containing:
- the slc25a28 gene encoding mitoferrin-2 — protein: MEADGFVRRRRMTAEPGGGEPGVAGASAEAEIRWLGSRFLGVSEGFVGSLSPRIGGESEIQTVQIHGSTDSLDSSEPDYEGLPQSASTSTHMLAGAVAGIMEHCLMFPIDCVKTRMQSLQPEPAARYRNVLEALGRIVRTEGVWRPMRGLNATAIGAGPAHALYFACYEKLKKSLSDVIHPGANSHLANGTAGCVATLLHDAVMNPAEVVKQRMQMYNSPYRGVSECVRAVWLREGAGAFYRSYPTQLTMNVPFQALHFVAYEWLQERLNPHRLYHPASHMLSGALAGALAAAATTPLDVCKTLLNTQEAVVLGGGGAHTHTHAHTHTTAQISGLAQAFRTVYRLGGPSAYFKGVQARVIYQMPSTAISWSVYEFFKYAITKRQQDKRRGNPALGDK